TTACGTGGCTGTCTGCCAGGCGGCCGCGTGGTGCTACCGAGGAGGATCCATCAGCGCCGAGCCCCGCATCAACGACCGGATTCGCGTGCCCGAGGTGCGACTTGTCGGTCCCAGCGGCGAGCAGGTCGGGATTGTTCCGCTTGCCAAGGCCCTGGAACTCGCACAGGAGTACGACCTCGACCTGGTCGAGGTGGCGGCTACCGCCCGTCCGCCCGTGTGCAAGCTCATGGACTACGGGAAGTTCAAGTACGAGTCGGCCATGAAGGCCCGTGAGGCGCGCAAGAACCAGGCGCACACGGTCATCAAGGAGATGAAGCTCCGGCCGAAGATCGACCCGCACGACTATGACACCAAGAAGGGTCACGTCGTCCGGTTCCTCAAGCAGGGCGACAAGGTCAAGATCACGATCATGTTCCGTGGTCGCGAGCAGTCCCGCCCCGAGCTGGGCTTCCGACTGCTCCAGCGTCTCGCTTCGGACGTGGAGGAACTCGGCTTCATCGAGTCCAACCCGAAGCAGGACGGCCGGAACATGATCATGGTTCTGGGCCCGCACAAGAAGAAGACCGAAGCCATGGCCGAGGCCCGCGAGGCCCAGGCCGCCCGCAAGGCGGAGCGTCAGGGTTACACCCACGACGACGACGCCGAGGCTGCGGACGAGGCTGTCGAGGCTCCGGCCGAGGCGACCTCCGAGGCTCCGGCCGAGACACCTTCCGAGGCGTGACCTTCGGGGGCTGCCATCCAGGCGCCCCCGGGTCCCCCCGGAATCCCACCAAGATCTGACGCCCCTGCGTTCCGGTGCCCGCACCGAGAGGGGCGCCACTGACGAGGAGAGAACGGCGCTATGCCGAAGAACAAGACGCACAGCGGTGCCAGCAAGCGCTTCAAGATCACCGGCTCCGGCAAGGTGCTCCGTGAGAAGGCCGGCAAGCGCCACCTGCTCGAGCACAAGT
This genomic interval from Streptomyces sp. NBC_00464 contains the following:
- the infC gene encoding translation initiation factor IF-3 — protein: MVPHGWSVENRRYVAVCQAAAWCYRGGSISAEPRINDRIRVPEVRLVGPSGEQVGIVPLAKALELAQEYDLDLVEVAATARPPVCKLMDYGKFKYESAMKAREARKNQAHTVIKEMKLRPKIDPHDYDTKKGHVVRFLKQGDKVKITIMFRGREQSRPELGFRLLQRLASDVEELGFIESNPKQDGRNMIMVLGPHKKKTEAMAEAREAQAARKAERQGYTHDDDAEAADEAVEAPAEATSEAPAETPSEA
- the rpmI gene encoding 50S ribosomal protein L35, giving the protein MPKNKTHSGASKRFKITGSGKVLREKAGKRHLLEHKSSKKTRSLSGTVVVAPADAKKIKKLLGK